CTTTATTTATCTATCATCATGCACTAGAACATGACTTACTAAAGTATAGTAATAGTGTAGATTCAGGAATAATAAAAAAGGTTCAAAACCTGGTTAAAAATACAGAGATTAAAGAGTGTAGTGGCAAGCAATGGGAAAAGGCAATACTTGAATCATACAAGATATTTAATGATTTAAGAGAAAATGACGGTGGACGCGTGCTAGTAAGCAAAAAAAATAGGTCTCTAATCTACCTTGGGAAGAATTAAAACTTTAAATTATGAGATAAAGTATCCGAGAACAAGATGATTGAGATTAACACCAAATTAAGCCTCCCGAAGGAAACCGAAGTGTACGCAACTTATTGGAGATTTGCTTCCGAAAGACAGAACATATTCTTCAACAGAATTAAAAATGAAGTTGATTGGACATTTGATGAAATTTTGTTAAAACATAAGTTTACTAATGCCTATCGAGCCTCAGATAGAGTAAGTCAGTATTTAATCAAAAATGTTATTTACAATTATAGTCAAGAAACAAAGGAGGTTCTATTTAGAATATTGTTGTTCAAGACATTTAATAAAATTGAAACTTGGGAGTTTCTGTTGGCAAGATTAGGCAACATTTCTTACGCTGACTATAAATTCGAACGATATGACGCCGTTTTAACTGACTTAATGATTAACGGAGTTTCCATTTATTCAGGTGCCTATATTATGACCTCAGGACGAAGTGCTTTTGGCTACACAAAAAAACATAGGAATCATTTAAAGTTAATTGAGCACATGATCAATGATGATTTTGCAGAAAAAGTAGAAAACTCAAGTAACATGAAAAACCTTTTTGAAATATTAAGAAACTACCCGACAATAGGAAACTTTTTGGCATACCAATATACCATTGATATAAATTATAGTATGGTGGTTGATTTTGACGAAATGGATTTTGTATTCCCTGGTCCGGGAGCATCTGATGGAATAAAAAAGTGCTTTATTGATTTGGGTGATTATGATGAAATCGATATTATAAGATATGTAACGGATAGACAGCAAATTGAGTTTGAAAAGAATAACTTGGATTTTAAAGATTTGTGGGGTCGGGCACTACAACTTATAGATTGTCAAAATCTTTTCTGCGAAGTAGATAAATATTCCAGAGTAGCACATCCAAATATTTCTGGTCTTTCCGGAAGAAAGAGAATCAAACAAAAGTTCAAACCTAAATCTAATGATATAAAATATTGGTACCCCCCAAAATGGAATATTAATGAGAAAATAAATTGTCATTACAATGAGCAAGAAGAAAAAGTATAATGTTTTCATTAGCCACCACGGTAAAGACGATGACAAGGTACAGGGTTTAAAGAAGAGATTAATAGACAAAGGCTATTCAATAAGGAATTATTCTGTTGATAGCACTAAACATAAGGATGGTAGAAGACCTAGTGATGCAGTCATCCAGAGGTACTTAAGAAGACAAATTACTTGGGCCGGAACTTTTATTTGTTTGATTGGAAAAGAAACTCACACTAGAAAATGGGTGAATTATGAAATTAGAAAAGCCCATCTCCAAGGAAAGAAAATAGTGGGTATATATACTCATGGCAACAACAATTCCGTTGAATTACCTGAAGCCTTTAAAAAATATGGAGGACCTACTATAGGTTGGAATTCATTAGATAAATTAGGAGACATTATGGATGGTAAAGATTTTCCAAATGAAAATCCGGATGGAACTTCAAGGACACCGATATATAAAAGAAAGAAAGTTAAATGCAGCAAATAATGACTGGTTATTTTTCATATAAGATAGAACATGATTATGGTTTGGCACCTAATCCATTCGGTCAATATTGTACCCTAGCGGTATGTAAGCCTACTATTAGGAATAATAAAAACTTGAAGCTTGGTGATTGGGTGGTAGGGACTGGCAGTGCTCAGTTAGGTAATTTGCATCACCTGATTTTTGCAATGCAAGTAGAAGGAAAAATTACTCTTGATGAATATTGGAAAGATGAAAGGTTTCAATACAAAAAACCTATTCTTAATGGCAGTTTAGTTCAACTATATGGCGACAATTTTTACCATAAGAATCCAAAAACAGGAAAATGGATTCAGGAAGAATCCGCTCATACAGTAGTCGACAAAGAGGAACATCTAGAAAATGACACCAAGGGTAAATATGTTCTTTTTTCGGAGAACTTCTATTATTTTGGCAGCAACTCTCCAAAGATTCCAAATGAGTACTGGGATATATGTAATGAAGGTAGAAATATGAAATCGACCAGTATTGATACCAATATTGCCGATAATTTTGTGAATTGGTTGAAAGAAAACTTCGAAAAGGGTATTCATGGCGATCCAATAAATTGGAAGGAGCATTCGAATGAACATAACCAAACCAAACTTAAAGTTTGATTTATGGAAAATAAACATAAGCATCTTGAATTTATTCAAAACATAATTACCCGGATGAATACAAACTCATTTCAAGTTAAAGGGATGAGTGTGACCATTACGGCAGCTTTATTAGCTTTATCAGCAAGTGATTTTAATGTTTTATATGCTTCAATAGTTTATTTTTCATTATTTATTTTTTGGTGTTTAGATGCCTATTATTTGAGTCAAGAAAAAGGTTATAGAAAGTTATATGACGACGTTCGACACACCCACGAAAATGATGTTGACTTCAACCTTAAATTAGATTCAGATTACATTTCCGGAAAAAATTCTTGGAACCATACAATGCTAAATAAAACCATTCTACCATTATATGCCCTACAAGGCATAATTGCATTGATTCTTATTTTGATATTTAAAAACTGTACGCTTTAATTAGATATGAGCAAGTACTTATCACAAAAAGAGCTTGACAAAATATATCGCAAAGAAAAGAGAAGTCTTGGTGTAGTTAGGGTAAAAGATAAAATAAGAGATGCCAATCCTACTTTAGACAAAAGACTTCCAAAGGGTAAAGTCTTCTTTTCGCACAGTCATTTGGATAAAACCATTGTCGGAAAAATAGGCCTATTATTTAGCAAATTAGAAATTGAAATTTATGTAGACTGGTTAGATAAATCCTTACCTGAATCAACCAATGCCGTTACCGCCGCTTCAATAAAAAATAAAATTAAAGATTGCGACAAGTTCCTATTTTTAGCAACCTATCATGGATTAAGATCTAAATGGTGTAATTGGGAATTGGGCATAGCTGATGCTATGAAAGGAAATGACAATCTTGCCATTCTACCAATTGAGACAAAAAGTGGTAAATGGAAAGGAAACGAATATTTGCATCTTTATTCCGAAATGAGAATAAACGCTAATGACTTAGACAATATTAAAAGCTCTCAGGTAATTGTACACGGAGTCAATGGTAAAGAAGTATCCTTGAGGTCATGGTTATCCAATTAGTTGGAAATGGAAAGATGAAATTCATTATAACGTAGTTTAATGCTGTCTTGTCAAATGTTAAACTTTGTTAAAAGGTGAGCTACACGGTGAGCCTAAAAAACGGCCCCTTGGCAGGCCCTGTGTACAGGGCATTTCAGTGAAAAGTTCGAGTCCCGTCCATTCTTTAGTTTTACTAGCCGCTGCCCCTCACCTGACAGTTGTGACCAGTACAGATAGGTATTTGAGATAGTTACTAAATACATCTAATCATTCAATTTGGTATGACTACCTGTCTCTAAATCTTTTTTGGTTCTTACAGTGATTATTAGAAAAGTAATTGATTACGATGGCCAGTTATACAAGTATTCTATCATCGTTTTTTTGAACTCTTAAATTAGAAACCTTACCAAATCCCTTCCTCCGTGCAATACCCTAATAATCCGTATATATCCATTCATCTTACGATAGAAAATTATATGGGATATGTAAGGAAAACTGAACAGTCCATCCTTAATTTCTTTTCTTTCCTTACCTATATCCGGATTTTTGGCAATTGCCTTGAAATGGTCATTCAGCCCGAGAAGGTATTCTATTGCTTGTGGGTTTCCAAAACGGTATTCGCCATATTCGAAAATATCCTCGATATCATTATCCGCTTCTTGCGATAGAACATAACCGTTTTTCACTTGCTCTTCTTTGAAGCAATGATATCCTCCATAGATCTTGGACTATCGGGAGCTTTCCAGCCTTTCTCTACCTCTCTTTGAAGATCTCCGATGACCTTGTCCCGATAAATTCTATGCAAACGAATGGCATCACGGATTACTTCGCTATTGTTTTGATATTCGCCCGTGGCCACTTGGTCAGCAATATATTCTTCCTGTTTTTTAGTGAAACTGATATTCATAACAAATCCATTAGTATGTAAATTTATAATATATATCCATATTTAGCAAATATGGACATTTAATGAATTGTCTAAATAAACCTATTGGATAAATAAAAAAGGAGATTCCTATACCTTTTGTCCCCCATTCATATAATACTTTGCAAACCCATTGATATGATAACACAATAAATCATTATCAGTCATTTGTAAAGACTTCATGATAAATCATGCTGAACAAAACGTATGAGTGATTGCTTAATCTCATGTATTTCTTTTTCCACATTCAATTCAGCCAAATCACTTTCTTTTATTTGTTCTGAGGTTATAGTTGAACTAGCGGACCAATTTTTGGTTTCATAGTCTTCTATGGTATCTCGCAATCTTTTACGGATAGCCTTTAACTGAGGATTTTCTTTAATCATGGGTCTTAATAACCGATCATAAACCAAAGCAACTTCCAAATCCAGTTCGTTTCGGATTCCTCCATTCAGGAGCATCTTGTTTAAATCAAATCTTCTCTCCATAACCAAGTTAGTATTGTTTCATTCCCAATACAAGGTAATGTTAAATACTGTAAAGTGTAAAGAACAACTTTAAGACTTTTATAAGCAAATAAAATTGGAACACTCGTCTCATTAGGAATACTGTTTCCACTTTCTTTTTTCATTTTTCTATTCAGTAAAAATGGCACTCGCAACTGTTTATCTTATGGAAAAAATTTTGAAGTAATTTTGAAGTAATTTTAATGATAAGTAGTGTTTAATAGTGTAAAAGATATTTTATAATTAACTGATAATAAGTTAATTAACTCCAAATAATGTAAAGCCAAACACCCCTATTTGCATCCCGTCCAGACCGCTTAACATAATCCTAATTAGTTTATAAAAAGCTAGTTAGGATTTTTTGTTTTAATTATTGTACGATTTGTGTATGGTAAAACCCTCTAAACCTCATTTCGCATTGTTTATATTACAATTCAATGATGATTGAATCAATCTTATAACGAGCTTTACTAAAACTTGATGTGTTTTTTGAAAGAAACACAGCTAGCGCATCCAAGTATAGAAGCGGTTACCCATATGGTCAATATTTCATTGTTTTTACCAAAGCGTATCATATAAATGAAATTATTGGATGCTACTTCAAAACCAAACACACTCCAATGCTACATTTCTTGTAACTTTTACATCATCTTCAATATTTACTGAAAACAGCTTTCATTACATTTGAATGTAAAAATTGATGATTAAGATGAAGAATTTATTGTTGGCATTAGTTGTTCTTTTTCATATTATTTCCTGTGGTTCAGATTCTGGGAGTATAACTATTGTGCCAAGAGATGATGCTACTCAAGAAGAACCAGTAAGTGAAAATCCTAGTGAAGAAAGTGGCGCGGCCAGTGAATTTGATGATGGCGTAATGCGTAACCTCTCATCTGTTGAAATTGTTGCCGAAATGAAGACAGGCTGGAATTTGGGAAATAGCCTAGATACTGAAGGTCCAGATGAAACCTTTTGGGGGAATCCCGTAACGACCCAAGCCATGATCGATGAAGTGTCCAGCCGAGGGTTCAATACATTGAGGGTGCCCGTTACCTGGCGTTTTCATCAGGGAGATGCCCCCGATTATTCTGTAGAGGAAAGTTGGTTTGATAGAGTTGAGGAAGTCGTCAATTACGGAAGGGCCAATAACATGTATGTAATTATCAACGTACACCATGACGACCCTTGGATCATCCCTACCTATGAAAAAGGTGACGAAGTGAAGGACAGGCTTTCCAAACTATGGACTCAAATTGCGAATAGATTCAAAAATTATAGCGACTACTTAATTTTTGAAACGCTGAACGAACCTCGCCTTGAAAACTCACCAGAAGAGTGGTCCGGCGGAACCGCTGAGGGCAGAGATATGGTAAACCAATATCATCAGGTAAGTTTGGATGCTATTCGGGCTACTGGTGGTAACAATAGCTTAAGACAGGTCATGATTTCTACTTATGCAGCCAGTACAATACCTCTTGCTATGGACGCTCTCATTATTCCAAATGACGATGAACGAACAATAATCTCCCTACATTCCTATTTTCCATTTCCTTTTACATTGGAAGGTACGGACACCACTTGGGGGACAGATGGAGATAAAGCACAACTTGAAGCCGAAATGGACAGGATAAAAGCCAAATTCACGGACAACGGGAAAGCTGTCGTATTGGGGGAATGGGCCTCTGGCAATCAAAGTAACTTGGAAGACCGTATTGCCCATGCAACATTTTATGCCCAAGCCGCAGCCGAAAGAGGCTTTGCCAGTGTCTGGTGGGATAATGGAAATAGCAGTGTTTCCAATGATGGACTTGCTATTTTTAATAGACAGATCTTGACTTGGCCTTTTGGCGGAATCGCCGATATTATTGTAGAAGCGAATAAATAGGACAAAATTGGTCTACTACTAAAGCTTTTTTCAATATATCTTAAAGTTCCATTTGGCTTTTTATGGCAATAAATTTTAAGAAATCATTATTTTGGGCAACCAATATATAAGGCTTTCCTTGTATAGTGATTGTAGCTAAATCCTTGACATCACCATCCATAAAAAGTCCGGTTTCTTGTGGAGTTTTTGTTTCAAATGTTGTGCTTTTTGTTCCTTTTAAGAACATTCCATGGCCAGCATCAGCTCTTGGGGTTTCTACTTCAGATGCGTATAGATTTCCTCCCATAACAATATCCTTTATGCCGTCTAAATCAAAATCGGCAATTAAAATTTGGTTTGTAGGGGCTATTTGTGCTCTAAGCGGCAAATCATTCCTTTTAAACTTTCCATTTTCGTTAATGAATATGGCGCTTTTAAACGACGATACTTGATAATGAATACTGTTTTCCAGTTTTTTCTCCCCGTACACATCTACCAAAGTAGCTTTGGAAAACGCATCGTAATTTTCAAATTTCTTTTTAATGGATGGTATCTGTTGCGAAGTACACTCCCTACCCCTAACCGGATACTGCTCTCCATCATTATAATAACTTAAGACAATGTCATTTGTTCTATTTCCATCAAAATCGTTTAGAAAAACATCGAAGGTTGCATTTTTAGAAGCTTTGTATTTATAGTTGTCCCCAAGATTTCCTGCAACAAGGTCTATATCACCATCATTGTCAATATCGTTCGCCCTAAGACTGAACCACCAGCCCATAGTATCGTCCAGGCCCAGTTCTTCGGTCATTTCTTTAAAATTCTTCCCACCTTCGTTCCTAAAAATTCGCAGTTTCATCCATTCCCCTGTAATCGCTAAATCTTTCCATCCATCATCATCATAATCAAGCCATTGCGCAGCCGTCACCAAACCTATCTGATCGAACTTCGGCGCAATTTTACGGGTAGCGTTGATAAATTTGGGCATATTGGGTCTACCAACATTTTCCAGAATATAACTTGTAGCTGGGTAGGGATAATTTCCGGGAATCAATCTACCGCCCACAAAAAGATCCTGATCGCCATCTTTATCAAAATCACAGGTATATACTCTACTGCCACTCTCAAATAGCCGTGGTAGTGCATTTGTGTCTTTTACGAACGTTCCTTTTCCTTGATTGACATAAAGTCTATCCTGTAGCATTGGAGAACCTGGTTTGAATTCATTGCCCCCACTAACGATGTAAAGATCATTGTCGCCGTCACCGTCAGCATCGAAAATAAGTGCCCCAATATCTTCGTGCATTCTATCTTGCAAGAGAATCTTTAACTTCTGTTGTTCAAAAGAGCCATTGGGCTTTTGAAAAAATAAGCCTCCAGGATACTTTGAAGCAGCTCCAATATAAAAATCATCCAGACCATCACCGTTTAGATCACCAACGGCCAAACCAGGTCCAAATCTTGAAGTTTTATGCGGTAACAGGATTTCATTTTTAAAATCATCATAGGTATTCTCTTTGTGTTTATAGAGCGCCAATGTATCCGAATAGCTTTCAAATAACTTGGCAGCAACAGTATTGTCTTCAATTTCTCTCTTAGCCAGTTCTAAATCTAAGACCAAATTACCATTAACCTCAACCTTGGTCAATTTCTGCCTTTTTTGGTTGGGCCATATCACAACAAGGCTATCAATAATATCCGCCTTGCCCAAACCAAAATGAAGCTTTGGTGCTACAGATGATTGAAAACCCCTGCTTAGTGTGACTTCTTGAACTTGATGGGCTTTATCATGAAATACATGCACTTTAGCACCTATACCATATCTATTTTTTGGGCTTCCTTTAAACCCCAATGTGATATGGTTGTTGGTATCGGAACTATGGTTTTCGAACACAGATATCACTTTATCTATATTATTGGTAACCAGTTCCAAGTCACCATCATTATCCAAATCCACATAAACAGCTCCGTTTGAAAAGCCCTCATCCTTCATACCCCACACTTCATTATTTCTTGAAAAGGTAAGATCTCCATTATTTTTAAAAATGTAATTATCAATAGGCTCTGAAGGAATGCGAAGACTTTTGATCAATAAACTGTCTTTATGTTTCTTTTCTCCTCTAAGGCTTTCAAAATAGTCTTTGTTATTAATTTCCCTTCGGGTTCCGTTAGAAACAAACAGGTCCTTAAAACCATCATTGTCAAAATCAGCCAATAAAGGAGCCCAGCTCCAGTCTGTAGATGAAACGCCGGCCAGACGTGAAATATCCTTCAGTTTTGGAATGCCGTTATGACTGAATCCCGTATTCATTTGCAAAGCATTCTGCATGAATTGATACTGAAACCCAACACGTTCAATATTCTCGAAGAGTTCTGGGTTCATACTGGCCATATTGGCCTTGGACCTACGGTTTGAAGCTGCATCCATATCCATTTGGACAATATCCATGAAACCATCGTTATTAAAATCCGCTATGTCCACGCCCATTCCGTAAAATGCCGTATGCGCCGTTGCGTTCTTAATCTCATTTTTGAACGTGCCGTCTTTTTGGTTGATGTACAAGCAATCTGGAGTACCAAAATCATTGGAAACATAAAGATCGGTCCATCCATCTTCATTTAAATCGGATGCCGTAACGCTCAAAGAAAGACTGTACAATTTTACTCCGGAAGATTCCGTGATTTTTGTAAAATGTCCATCATCGTTCCTGTACAAGTTATCCGTTTCTAAATCGGTTACCCTATCCATCCGCATCTTGTAGTTATAACTATTGTATTCAAATGGTGTTATGGGATAGTTGGCAACATACACATCTAGGTCGCCATCATTATCAAAATCAAAAAAAGTGGCGTCGACACTGTTACCAGCATCATCTAGACCATATTCAGCGGCACTCTCCACAAAAGTATTGTCACCCTGATTTATAAAGAGTTGGTTTTTTTTATTGCCAGATTGTCCCGCTACCAGACAATAAATATCCAAAAGACCGTCGCCATTTACATCGGCCATGGTTGTTCCTGTGTACCATCTATTATCCCCCTTCAGACCAGATTCTGAAGTAATATCCGTAAACTTCAGATTACCATTATTGATGTAGAGTTTATTGTCCACCATATTTCCTGTGAAGAAAAGATCCGTAAGGCCATCATTATTGATATCCCCAGCAGATACTCCACCACCCATATAAATGTAAGGGTAGGTAAAGTAATTGAGGGTATCAGTTTCTACAAGTATATTTTCAAATGTTATTCCTGTATCTTCCGATGATAGCTTGGTGAAAATTCTTTGCTCATTTTCACCTTTCTTACCTTCAACTTTTTCTTCTTTTTTGATATCATCACAACCAAAAAAAACTACTATGCCCAATACTATGAGACTCCTCCACATATTTTATTCTGTTTTATGCTTCATTTAAATACTTCCCTTAAAATACTAAAAAAGGAAATGAGCGAAAATTAGGATTCTCGCTCATTACAACTAAACTTAACTAACTCAACACCTTAGTAACCAGGGTTCTGATCACCCTGTCCTATGGCAGTGTTGCTATCAATTTCATTCTGTGGTATCGGCATAACCCTATGTACACTGGGATCATAGTTCCTTATCACTTGCAGAGAGGGGTCTGGATTGTTAAAGTTAGCATCGGGGAAAATGGAAAGTTCTTGGTCATCCAAATTCCATCGTACCAAATCATCAAAACGTTGCTGCTCCCCACAAAGTTCCACAAAACGTTCGTGGACAATGGCGTTAAATATCTGCTCTGAGGTATTCACAGGAAAACCTCTCGCATCCATGGTAGCAGTTCCATATTGGGGCATTTCAGCTCTATCCCGTATCTGGTTTAAAAAATCTATGGCAGCTTCATTGTTACCCAAGTTCAGTTCAACTTCGGCCTGCATTAAAATTACATCAGCATAGCGCATGATTCTGGCATTGATACCACTGTTCTCCGATACATTTTGCTCATCGTACAATTGTGAAAACTTGTACCACACCGGTCCTCCCACACAACCAGGGCATGGGAATGTAAAAGCATCCCCGGGACCATAGGTATTGTCACTATCGATCAGTATAGCCTGTTCCAATCTTGGATCATCTTCTTCAAATTCAGATATGACTTTGGTTGAAGGTCTTGCGTTGGCCCATCCCGTATAATCTTGCGAACGAAAAGTAACTTCAGAAGTACCTATACCCGTCTGTGCCCATCGTTCTTGCTCAGTACCCACTTCGCCGTTGTATCCTATTTCAAACATGGATTCATCATTATGTTCCCCAGATTCACTAAAGTTATCGCGATATTCTTCAAGTGGGAGTAAACTGTGATTGGTCACGTTATTAAATGCTTGTTGTGCTTCCGAGTACCTTTCCCTGTGCAGATAAATTTTACCCAATAAGGCATAAGCCGCTTCCTTGGTCACTCTTCCCGTTTCCGTAGTCCCCTTAGGAAAAGTAAGTTGGGTAGATAAAATCAAATCGTCAATCATTTGATTATAGACTTCATCGACAGTAGCACGTGGCTGATCTACTAACTGTTCTTCCAGGTCCACTTTGAGGGGCACGCCTCCAAAACGTTTTACCAAGTGATAATAATATAATGCCCTCAAAAAATAGGCTTGTCCCAGTGCGTCATTAATATCGGTATCATCAAAATCACTTGTGAGAGCATTTGTTCGCATTCGTTCTTCATTCCCTATAACAAAATTACAAGCCCCTATTCCGTTGAAACATGCTGTCCAATATTGTGCTATATTATCAAGGGTAGCATTAAATTCAAATCGATTAAAAGGAGCAAAATTTGGATCTCCGCTGGACACCACCTCATCGGACATCGCATCTGGAAAAATGTAACCGGTTCGCTGGTAAACAATTTGGAACTGGTTGTAACTTGCATTGACGGCAGCTTCAACTTGGTTCGACGATTCAAAGAAAATATTGGCGTTCAATACATTTGTGTTCTCTACTGGCACATCTTCATCACAAGCAACGAACACCATGGCAATCATCAATGCTACGTTTCTTAAAAAAATACTGTTTATCGTTTTCATCTTTCTCACATTTTTTTTTAAAATTCAAATTGGACTCCACTCAAGACGGTAATCGGTCTAGGCTGTGCGCTTCTATCGATTCCTAAACCATCGACCAAACCTTGTGCGTTGTAAAA
The nucleotide sequence above comes from Flagellimonas sp. HMM57. Encoded proteins:
- a CDS encoding nucleotide kinase domain-containing protein — translated: MIEINTKLSLPKETEVYATYWRFASERQNIFFNRIKNEVDWTFDEILLKHKFTNAYRASDRVSQYLIKNVIYNYSQETKEVLFRILLFKTFNKIETWEFLLARLGNISYADYKFERYDAVLTDLMINGVSIYSGAYIMTSGRSAFGYTKKHRNHLKLIEHMINDDFAEKVENSSNMKNLFEILRNYPTIGNFLAYQYTIDINYSMVVDFDEMDFVFPGPGASDGIKKCFIDLGDYDEIDIIRYVTDRQQIEFEKNNLDFKDLWGRALQLIDCQNLFCEVDKYSRVAHPNISGLSGRKRIKQKFKPKSNDIKYWYPPKWNINEKINCHYNEQEEKV
- a CDS encoding TIR domain-containing protein, with translation MSKKKKYNVFISHHGKDDDKVQGLKKRLIDKGYSIRNYSVDSTKHKDGRRPSDAVIQRYLRRQITWAGTFICLIGKETHTRKWVNYEIRKAHLQGKKIVGIYTHGNNNSVELPEAFKKYGGPTIGWNSLDKLGDIMDGKDFPNENPDGTSRTPIYKRKKVKCSK
- a CDS encoding toll/interleukin-1 receptor domain-containing protein, which codes for MSKYLSQKELDKIYRKEKRSLGVVRVKDKIRDANPTLDKRLPKGKVFFSHSHLDKTIVGKIGLLFSKLEIEIYVDWLDKSLPESTNAVTAASIKNKIKDCDKFLFLATYHGLRSKWCNWELGIADAMKGNDNLAILPIETKSGKWKGNEYLHLYSEMRINANDLDNIKSSQVIVHGVNGKEVSLRSWLSN
- a CDS encoding type II toxin-antitoxin system RelE/ParE family toxin, translated to MKNGYVLSQEADNDIEDIFEYGEYRFGNPQAIEYLLGLNDHFKAIAKNPDIGKERKEIKDGLFSFPYISHIIFYRKMNGYIRIIRVLHGGRDLVRFLI
- a CDS encoding type II toxin-antitoxin system ParD family antitoxin, with the protein product MNISFTKKQEEYIADQVATGEYQNNSEVIRDAIRLHRIYRDKVIGDLQREVEKGWKAPDSPRSMEDIIASKKSK
- a CDS encoding glycoside hydrolase family 5 protein, whose amino-acid sequence is MKNLLLALVVLFHIISCGSDSGSITIVPRDDATQEEPVSENPSEESGAASEFDDGVMRNLSSVEIVAEMKTGWNLGNSLDTEGPDETFWGNPVTTQAMIDEVSSRGFNTLRVPVTWRFHQGDAPDYSVEESWFDRVEEVVNYGRANNMYVIINVHHDDPWIIPTYEKGDEVKDRLSKLWTQIANRFKNYSDYLIFETLNEPRLENSPEEWSGGTAEGRDMVNQYHQVSLDAIRATGGNNSLRQVMISTYAASTIPLAMDALIIPNDDERTIISLHSYFPFPFTLEGTDTTWGTDGDKAQLEAEMDRIKAKFTDNGKAVVLGEWASGNQSNLEDRIAHATFYAQAAAERGFASVWWDNGNSSVSNDGLAIFNRQILTWPFGGIADIIVEANK
- a CDS encoding FG-GAP-like repeat-containing protein, producing MWRSLIVLGIVVFFGCDDIKKEEKVEGKKGENEQRIFTKLSSEDTGITFENILVETDTLNYFTYPYIYMGGGVSAGDINNDGLTDLFFTGNMVDNKLYINNGNLKFTDITSESGLKGDNRWYTGTTMADVNGDGLLDIYCLVAGQSGNKKNQLFINQGDNTFVESAAEYGLDDAGNSVDATFFDFDNDGDLDVYVANYPITPFEYNSYNYKMRMDRVTDLETDNLYRNDDGHFTKITESSGVKLYSLSLSVTASDLNEDGWTDLYVSNDFGTPDCLYINQKDGTFKNEIKNATAHTAFYGMGVDIADFNNDGFMDIVQMDMDAASNRRSKANMASMNPELFENIERVGFQYQFMQNALQMNTGFSHNGIPKLKDISRLAGVSSTDWSWAPLLADFDNDGFKDLFVSNGTRREINNKDYFESLRGEKKHKDSLLIKSLRIPSEPIDNYIFKNNGDLTFSRNNEVWGMKDEGFSNGAVYVDLDNDGDLELVTNNIDKVISVFENHSSDTNNHITLGFKGSPKNRYGIGAKVHVFHDKAHQVQEVTLSRGFQSSVAPKLHFGLGKADIIDSLVVIWPNQKRQKLTKVEVNGNLVLDLELAKREIEDNTVAAKLFESYSDTLALYKHKENTYDDFKNEILLPHKTSRFGPGLAVGDLNGDGLDDFYIGAASKYPGGLFFQKPNGSFEQQKLKILLQDRMHEDIGALIFDADGDGDNDLYIVSGGNEFKPGSPMLQDRLYVNQGKGTFVKDTNALPRLFESGSRVYTCDFDKDGDQDLFVGGRLIPGNYPYPATSYILENVGRPNMPKFINATRKIAPKFDQIGLVTAAQWLDYDDDGWKDLAITGEWMKLRIFRNEGGKNFKEMTEELGLDDTMGWWFSLRANDIDNDGDIDLVAGNLGDNYKYKASKNATFDVFLNDFDGNRTNDIVLSYYNDGEQYPVRGRECTSQQIPSIKKKFENYDAFSKATLVDVYGEKKLENSIHYQVSSFKSAIFINENGKFKRNDLPLRAQIAPTNQILIADFDLDGIKDIVMGGNLYASEVETPRADAGHGMFLKGTKSTTFETKTPQETGLFMDGDVKDLATITIQGKPYILVAQNNDFLKFIAIKSQMEL
- a CDS encoding RagB/SusD family nutrient uptake outer membrane protein, with protein sequence MKTINSIFLRNVALMIAMVFVACDEDVPVENTNVLNANIFFESSNQVEAAVNASYNQFQIVYQRTGYIFPDAMSDEVVSSGDPNFAPFNRFEFNATLDNIAQYWTACFNGIGACNFVIGNEERMRTNALTSDFDDTDINDALGQAYFLRALYYYHLVKRFGGVPLKVDLEEQLVDQPRATVDEVYNQMIDDLILSTQLTFPKGTTETGRVTKEAAYALLGKIYLHRERYSEAQQAFNNVTNHSLLPLEEYRDNFSESGEHNDESMFEIGYNGEVGTEQERWAQTGIGTSEVTFRSQDYTGWANARPSTKVISEFEEDDPRLEQAILIDSDNTYGPGDAFTFPCPGCVGGPVWYKFSQLYDEQNVSENSGINARIMRYADVILMQAEVELNLGNNEAAIDFLNQIRDRAEMPQYGTATMDARGFPVNTSEQIFNAIVHERFVELCGEQQRFDDLVRWNLDDQELSIFPDANFNNPDPSLQVIRNYDPSVHRVMPIPQNEIDSNTAIGQGDQNPGY